CTCCTGGAGAAGACTGTACACTAGTTATCCGATTCTTCTTTACTCCACGTGGCCTCCTCCTCTTACGTTCTGGGAGTGGTCCCCTCTTTGATCTTTTCCGTAATTGGCGCAATCTGTTGATGATGTTCCAACCGTCACTGGGGAGTGTAGTTATAACCACCTGGTCTCTCAATGAACATGTGAGTTTCTTTTCTAGTGAATATTATAATAAATCCAAGTGTAGGGCCaggattaaaaataaaaaagggtatATCAAGCATAATTAAATATTTAAGTCCTCTTAATCTACGTTTTTTCTTTGATAAACAGAACTTATTAGCGATGGAACAATGTTCCAGCAAAATCAAAGTACAAGCAAGCGAGGATAAATCAACAAACGCTGTTGTCGATTCATTAACAATTCTTTCAAtccacatctccttctccaaTTGAAAATTTGAGTCGTCTTAATCTACGTCTTTACTTGAATGGTTTTGCCCAATTTTTCTATCACATCAGCAAACGCTCTTGTCGATTCATTGACAATTCTTTCAATccacatctccatctccatctccaattgaaaatttgaatcGTTAAAAATTTATTACAAAGATCCACTGCTATATAAAGCTTAAGTTGTTAGGTAGAGACGGTCCAAGAGTATACGAAGACATCCAAGATCTCAAACTTAAAACCAATGTGTTGAAGAAGGTCTAattctttataaaaaaattggGATTATTTTTCTGGTTTGGTCGGGTCTGGTCAGTGTCTGTGGGCCTGTTCTGGTTCGAACCACTACCAAACATCTGGTTTGACATGGGCACGTGGATCAGATCGTACTAGGACTGGTGGCCCAATCCTAACTCAAACTCTACAATTTTGGAGGATGATTTGACTTTTCATAGTGAGGCCCATCGTCTGTGATCTGAAGCCCAACCTAACCTAAACTTTAATATACTTTACTGTAGCGCTACGTACACGTTGCATGTTAGAGTACTAGGCCCACCCATACGGCATTTATGTTTCTTACGTATGATTGAATTCGTGTCTTCATATAATAATAAGCATTGTCAACCGTccaattattattaatattattatctATTGTGGTTGGCCCACATCCAAGATTTTGCCGAGATAAGTAAGGCCTCTAAAGTAAAGGCCCATTAAATCactctccctttttctctctctattcttTTCACTTGATTAATGTTTCATGATACCATTATCCGACTCAATACATTCTAGAAGATAATGGATTTAGACGATGTGGGGAGATAGATAAGCCCAACTAGACaaatcaaacccaaatccaTCTACCTCCTCGGACGTCCTGGGCCCACATTTCCCCACCTTCGCTTTATTACTTTATTGGGGATTCCGAGAAGATTTGACTTTGTTGGCTCCTCATACGTAGGGTTGTTATAAATTAAACCGAACCGGTCTGGTCGAATTGATTATGTTCGGTTTGGGTTCTTTAGTTTAGTACAAAATCGAAATTGATCAGACCAATGAAAAATTTATATAATAATTTTGTacattaatatttttatttatggaaaatCGAAATGGAACGAGCTCATCTAAATGGTTCGACAAAGCCGGACCGAGCCGGCAACAAGTGGTCCGACAATACATCAAAGGGAGAAGAATCTACCTGGGCTGTGGGCCCGTAAGCAAGAGACGttgaatcctatcatgattcaTGATATCGATTCGTCTTCTACTCTGTTTTGGGAACTGATATCCTCTGGAAAAAGGAAATTTTGATACAGTGGAACGGAGGCCATTCAATCATTACAAAATATCTCAATCGAACGGTAATTAAGAAGCTTGTTACAAGAGTACGCTCCATCGTCTCCACCTAAGGAAACGGTCAAGATAGAGTTTCGGGACAAGTGTAAAGTAAGACGGCTGAATAAGGACAGGCGTGTCTTTAATTATCGTAACGTTCACGATTTTTGGAGAGTGATAGGTCCAACCAATATTTGACGCGTGGATGTACAATGGGCCCAAAAGCCCATATGATAAAAAGCTTATATTAAAGGATGAGGAGGTTGGGATATGTACCTACGTGTACAGTGATCGACCActcaaaggaagagaagggaagaaaaagaaagagatactTACTATTTACTACACAGAGACAAGAGAGTACTAGATCAGTAACAGTGTCACAGGCCGGCCAATCATGGAAGAGTGGTGGGTAgctggtggtagtggtggtggtggtgtgggGACAAAATTCCTATCTCCTTGTTACTCGTACCACATGGGTTCTTCCCTGAAACGTCTTAAATGTTAAAATGCCAATTGGAATGCTTTCTAACCACACACATGTCCCTCTTCCACGTGTATGATTACGTGGTCTACATGGGCCCATGTGCTATTGCGTCTGCCATGTTCTTGGACAGCTGGCTGCAGCATGACCACAACATCTCAAAGGTACCCTTATACCCCATTTGTTTGGAAGACAAGAATGAGTGGGAAAAGACCCCATAGATGATGAGattaaagaacaagaaaaagaagcaaagacAATTCTgataaacaataaaattttataattttttatttcaacgTATAATAAGTAGTGGATTTGCACATAATAAAGTCATACTCTTCCATTCTGATTGGTTGTAAGTAGTAACAGGTTCAAGGATATTGGGTTTATAAAAAGTAGAATCAAATAAATCGAATAAATTGGTTTGCATAGCCTCATTCCAAGTCATGCTTATCTAAATCGGCTGATctaagtttaccaaaaaaataaaaaataaaaaaaagggctgATAAAGCAGTAACGTCTTAGTAGACCAAAGATATTTTATAATAATTTgtctttttttgtgttttttatttttatttttatttttatttttattttggagaaAGGATCCCCCATGCTACCAACATAGGGTATTCTTCCATGCTACATCAATGACGTCGATGCATCATTATAGATGGACAATTGAAATACATGGATGCATAAGGAGGAAATTTGATAAAATTGAATACATAGCAGATACTCTTCTATCCAATGATCAAATTACCCTAATGTTCTGTCATGTTACAGGACCAGACACGCATATCAGATTGGGCGGTGAAGTGGTGAGACAATTGATAGGCTGATTTTGATcaaatattagataattaagaAATAGCTCTTTTATACATGGTTGTATGGGATTGAGGGAATGTTTCGTTGACCCTCATCGCCGATCTGACGTGCACAAAATCTTTTGCCTAATACTTATAAGGGTAAAAGATCGTTATCTGGTCATGTACGTAGTGCTTGCACCACTATAGGGGCTAATGAGAGCGAGTGTAGAGTATCTGCttgaataagattttttttattcattagtGACTGTATGGTGTAAATTCATGTGGTTCTGTGTATTGGCATAGGGAGTCACATGACCAATTAATAGCAtcctttttccctaataataatagggaaaaagaacattaacTAAGCGCATGCAGTGTGCTTCCCTAGTGTCCAGACACAAGGGTGGGCAAAATGAGACATAGCAATCATTTCATCCACCCCAATGTTTGGGCGTGAAGACAACATATTGCACACACCTAGATAGTGTTTTCTTTCCCATATAGTTAGCTACATCGAGCTTGACATCTAAGCTGTCGATTCAAAACCCCATATAATAGATATATTTTGGATATCAAAGTTACCGTCATCAATGGGTTTTGTTTTATCTAGGTGTATTTTGTCTCTTATGCATCATATAGGatgataatgataatgataatgataacaataataatagtaGTTGAAGACTTAAAGTGAAataacgaagaagaagaagaaatactaGGAGAACAAGGAGCAATGTGATGGATCAAGTCTATAATTCTAGATCTCGATCGTCTATTACACACTGTCTCAATTACGTTGTGTTGTGCAAACACAGGATCACATGCAATGATCGCTTTAACCCCGTTCGGGCAATTAGACTATCGGGATCCATAATTCTACTTGTTAAGTAATATTTGAAGAAATAACTCATAACTGAGAGATCATCAAGTGGAGATAGATGGGTATGTGACTCTCACCGACTTCGTTGTTTGACCCTGCTTGCTTGCTTGGGCAGTGGCGTCCCTGTCACTGGGTCTCCCACGGCTACTAAAATTAATTGAGAGCTTTTATATCGTTAGACTCTTAAACCAAATAATAGACGGAGTCAAAACTTGTATTAAAGAGTCCAACTGAGGAGtgtgttttctctctctctctctccccaaagTCTCCTGTGCTCCATCTCCCTGTTAGTGATTATTAGCCTAGCATTTCGAACCCATAACTTATTAGTAGACCAGTACAGTCAGTAACAGCTACAATGCAGATAAGGGCTTTcaagaaaaaagtaaaataaaatagataaaattaGAACTTGAGTTGCAATTTGGTTttgaagaaggaggaggaggagtgaGGACTTGATATTAAATTGATTGGTTGTAGGCTTCAATACAGCTCATATTAGTTGATTTGGTCAAAGCATGAAACATGCAGGTACCCCCCCCCCTCCGGGTTCTCCAAAACTGTTCTAAACTAAGCTATGGAGGAAGGAGTAGTAGGGCATTCATGTCTTGGGGTAGGGTAAACATGGCCCTGAGACCGACTTGTTGCCATCACCTGAAGGCTACAATACTAAACCATTTACCAATTTGCATTTACGTTTGTTGTCAAAAAAATGGACACCTCACGTCGGTTGTTCCTCAATCTTTTATTTAGAACAAGATGAACTTCGTAACACAACTGGATaactgttattggtgaagcctaatcACAGCGTAATCTAGAAGTATTGTTAATTTTTCCCCAATAATGACTGCGGGGTTGAAGAGGGtgggccggggggggggggggaggggaatgtAAGAGGATAGAACGAGGATAGAACTTCAACTCCATTGATTCTTTTGGTAGTCGTTTATATTAAGGGTAATTTTATACTTTCGAAGATTATAGTTTGTTTATATTGTATTACGTAAGACGCTATACGTAGGGTGTTATCTCGTAAATAGGTCTGTGAgtgttttgtaatttcttcaccAGAATAGTAAAAGCTCTAGTTATCGATCGACCTTAGACATAACTCATCTTAGATGAATCACGTAAATCTTTATGCAAAACACTGAGCCTTTTCTTATTATTGGTTTTGACATATAATTCTATCATTTTCATTATTCAATGATGGGCCCAAACCCAATCCGAAGGTCTTACTACAAAAGGTaggtctctttctctctctcattttcgtTCTTAATAGTCCAAGTTGACATGGGATGAAAAACCACAACCACACTCAGACTCACAAGTGAAGTAGTGAGACATGAATGAGACATTGAGAGAAGCCAGCATCAGTACTGGACTTGCGACTTCTACTTCAGAAAGATATGTTTATAATTTTGTTGATAGTGGTTAGCACCTCCAGATGGAACActtccaattcttcttcttattatctTCTCTAGTCTTCTCCCGTTCACACTATAAATGCATTTGGCCTGTATGGATGTACATTTTGTATTCTTGTACATATTTTCAAAGGTAGCATaaatggcacacatggcctctgttgtgCCACTGGATATGCATCACCACCGTATTGGTActatagaggattttaatacatTTTTAAATCCCTATTAAATctaattaagtaattaattaaataaaagaagatgaatGCTGGAGGGGTTGGAGCTACAACTTAAACACTAGGCTTAGAcgacttaattttttattatttttttaatccaaatatTACCTGGAACCTGGGATtgcccctaaaattttattaataaatcaactaaaagggagaatacaaggggggacatAATTAATTACAATTTTGAATTAACTAGTTTCGTCTCCATTCATGCATAGACAACCTAGTCTCTATTCATGCATAGACAACCTAATTGACTAATTGTAATGTGAACGTGAAAACCAGTCCATAGTCGATCAGAACGGACTGAGATCGAATACGTGATGTGATCACTTAGAATTGATAGATTAAGTTGCTTTCCTAATTTGCTACGATTTAATCTGATGAAGTAGGGGAATTAAGTTGCTTTCATATTTGGGTCCCTTGTATATggctctcagtttttttttttcgaaaaaaaaaacctcgCACCCAATGagatgtgtgtgtatatatagcggtgtaaatgaatagccgaaatccgtttccgtatccgtctccgtatccgtttagcgctatccgaatccatctaaAAGTTAAACGGATGTGGATAtgaataggctatagctatccgaaaagatatatttacatgtaaacggataaaatatccaatccgtatccgtgtccatatccgtttagcactatccgaatccgtccgatagctaattgaatgcggatgcggatatagcattatccgagccgaatccgatccgtttacagccctatgtatatatatagaaaaaaaacaaatgctGCTTAGTCCACACAACATGGTGATGATACAATATCtaatgtttcttcttctcaatcGAATTACTTTGGAGAGAGTGAAGATTACACCTCAACTAAATAACATTGTTGAGCACAAACACCGTCACATTTTAGAAGTTGCTAGAGCTCTTAGGTTTTAGAGCAATCTTCCTTTATATTTTTGGGGAGATTGCATTCTCACTATGGTGTATTTCATCAACCAACTTCCAACTCTTCTATTTCAAGGGAAAACTCTTCATGAAATGCTTCTCAACACTCATTCTTCATAGGAACATCTTCTAGTTTTTTGGGTGTAATTACCAAAGGGAAAAAATTTATACAAATCACCCAAGACAACCTTCAGAGCTCTCATGGGAAAGTCCCCCGAGAACAAGGAGAACCCTAAGCCCATAAAGGAAAGACAATAGAGTTACACCACCCGAGACCAACCTCGAGCATCACCAAATAGCCCCATACAACTCAACATCAAGAAAGGAcaccacaacccccccccccccccccaacacttAGCTAACCCATCACTTGATAGCCTATAAGGGATGAACTTGACGCAGTAGAAGATAGGTAAACTAGATATCGTTCTAGCACAAACGACCCTCGAATCCACAAGGTAGAAGATAAGGACGAAACTGTCAAATTTCAATAGATTTCAAGTTGGAGATTATATACTCTTAAGACCTTATATAATTCAAAATgcactaaaatttaaaaaattacgccaaaattcaaattcaaatatcAAAACTTCGGTGGGCCTTTTCGTCTTCGAAACGTGCCCAAACGGCCAAAAAACTCATACATTAGCGCCACATGCCTAACTCCTGAAGAGCTCGTCCAAATCTTAGATTTGATATATAATTCTCCTTATTTCGCTTAATACTTCCAACCAGTCCGAACGGACTTTTGCTGGTCCAACTGGCTCAAGAACTCATCCGATATCTCATCTACATCAAAACTCCCCATTTCACCACAAAGAAGAGATTTCTTGGGGTGAAAGAAATAGCTGCATGGGATCTTAGTTTATTGTGAAAGATCCAAAaattcctctccttccaaaTCTAGGAAATAATACAATTGAACGCCAACTTGGCAATGCCTTTGATTGAGTCCTCTTTGAAGTTCTTCCCTACCCATCGGACCTCCAAAATGGCGCTCCTCCCAGGTCCTTGAGCAAGGAAACAGAGACTAATAATATCCCTCCAAACTCAATTAGTAAttgagaaataaaaaacatatgATCTCTACTTTCAAGCCCGACCCAATAGAAGCAACAAAAGGGGGCAACTAGAATGTTCCTCTTCCGAAAATCTTTCACTTGGTCAAACTAAGTTTTCTCCTCACGCCGtaacaattatttttatagGAAATCCATATGGCAAAAAGGGTATCACATTTACAATCTTGATACTCGCACAACCTTCACTAGTCCTGATGTCacatttcatgagaccattaaTCTAAAATTTATGCCTTTGAAGAGAATAATATCTGGGTTGTTCTACCACTTTCTTTAAAAATGAACCcattggctgtaaatgggtgTAGAAGATCAAATTTTGACCTGATGGTATGAAATGAACTTTGAAATTTTATGATGAAATTGGAGACTTGGTGACCAACTCATCTGAGTACAGATGATTAATTGGGCGATTAATCTATTTAACTGCAACGCAATCAATTATTGTTTATGTTGTTCAAGTGTCAAGTCAATTCATGGAAAAATCAAGAAAGTCTCATCTTGATGTAACACACTAACACATCGAGTTTTGTGTTATTTGAAGACTCCTCCATGAAAATGTATTCCTCGGATTTTTATCCATTGCTGTACTcatcgtgcggcgctgcagGTGTCATGTGGGGCctactgtgcacacatggcacctgcagTGTCGCACGATGAGTACAACAACGGATTTATATTCGTATTACTCTTTCAATAAACCATAACCTTTATGTCTGAAGATATTGTGATTTACATTGAGCAATCGTGGACAAATGACTTGGTCAACTGATTTGTGCCATGCATGTCGAACTTGGCTTGAGGCATGTAGTCGTGTCGGGTTTTTTTAGAGATGTGGGTCCTTCGCTTGGCTTTTGGCGTAGCAGTTCTCCTGATGCGCGCTTTGCTTATGGTGGTGCTGGCAAAACTCCAATGATTAAGTATGTTAGACATGTGACAGCACTATTCTAATTTCATTCTTgaacaaaaatccattttttgatttatttcatctattccaTGATCGGAATAGGAGGGGATATACGTTACACCACGATTTTAAATCAAAAGAGACATTTCAAGAAATGGCCCTCCTTAGGGGCTCATTTGGTGGCCAATCTCCCTCCGAGCCACCATAGTGGTGGGCCCACCTTGGCACTAAAAAATATTGGCCAACTTATTATACATTGTAACAATCAATTATTGGATATTGCATATCTTTGGGCAatagtttgatttcatgaaaaAGTATGAAGCATACCACAGTTTCACGCTCTTCAGGTGAAGATGAATATGGAGCTATGACAATATCCACATGTGAGTTAACTTGGTTGAACTATCTCCTCAATAGCTTAGCCATCTCCCATTCAGAGCCAATGATTCTTTATAGTGATAATCAAGCTACGTTACATGTTGATTCCACGGGAGGACATAACATATAGAAATTGATAGTCATGTACCACATGGAATTTCTTTGTAACTTTACCACATGGAATAGTGATGTggtgattttgatttttggatgTATGGGGATGATGTGGATTGACCATGTGTTAAATTTTAGATCGAAATTCAATATATTATCTCATATGCATGCATACCCTTTTGTGTATGTCTATCCACTCCTACTGTAATCCTATACACCTATTTGGTAGTCacaaatttttcaaaatttttttatttaagaatATAAAGTTTCCACCCCAAAAGTTCAAATTCGTTGGTAGAGAGACTCCCAAGTGTATAAGGGTGTTGTAAAATAATTAGTAATTGATGTGTGAATAAACTCCCAACACTCCTCCGCACGTGTGGTAGTACGTGATGTGGACATGTGGATACGGTCTCTGATACCATGGAAAATTGTATTTTGGTATTTCAATGTATGTTTGTATATACAATAGAAGACCTATATACAAGTCAAGAGACGTataatacatgtattagggTCCAGCAATCTTCAAATGTTAAACCTAAACTGCAATGTGGCAGTTATTAAAGGTGTGCACCAAGTGTACTCATTCCAGAAAATTATTGCCCCCAGTATTGGGGGCGGTCCAGTGCTCATCGTGCGGCtgggcaccgcccatgtgtgcaccaTAGGtcccaccgtgcacacatggaTGGTGCCCAGTCGCACGATGCGCACAAGAcccctaagggtgtcaatttgggatcggaattgggaaccgtcccaataccgtcccTCTAAAACCCAGTAccggaccgtcccattagtaaatgggatggTACTGGTATTTGATTTtagtaccgaatgataaatgggatgggacggttctgggatgggattcccaacggtaccagtatcaaaatatcaattaggtaccgaaactactagtaccgtttaaaaagaaagagaatataagatctttttttttttaaaataaaatgaaaggatataagaattacgactcattaaggtttcactaattgccttttgaatacaaAGAGGAACAACAGGTTAACAGTCGTAGCTTGAAAtctctcctcacagaacctgctacgtgctactccctcctccctcctcctaCTCCTactccctcgaccaactacatctactaggctcttcctttttgcacttcgtacttcgtaccatattaccatgtgacatgtgtgataaatagagttttgtttgggaaaatcaaagaggaaacacaacgggattcttccattttgtaggacttctctagattttaaaaaatgagaaacttattacatgtgatcttagggagtctgaagaagtaaaactatgatttcataatttaaattgttttataaaaaaagtagacaacttagatttcatgatggtgaaaaaattccacaacactaataaacccaccttgttagaaacaataaaacttcttctctctttttctacagtgcctagagCCGTTTAAGAATCGGTACCGTCCCATCCtgctagtaatcgggactgggatctaggtttggtctcgttaactaaatgggatggtAAATGGGATGGTACTAGGATTGGTACTTTTGGTATCGATCGTCCCGTCCCaaataccgggaaccgtcccaattgacacccttaaggatcccccccccacccccacccccacacccCACCCGCACCCGCACCCGCACCCGGTAGCCTGCTCCCAATGCTTTGTACATTACAGTAGTCTTCTCCGATGCCAGAAACAAGTAAATACTGATTAGATTTAGGGTTTCCCAGTGAAGCCACATTGAATGCCACGCGGTTTTGTAAGACAGAAGAGAGGGGCCTTGGCAAGGCTGACTTTTGCAAACCCCTGAGTAAATGCTTTTGCTGTCCTCTTTTGACTCTTGGGATTCCCTTTTTTGCTTCTCTTGGGTCAGCGTGAAAGACCCATTAGTCCTCTTCTATATATAGGGACCAAGACACCATTGCCTTGGACACGTACatgcctttccttttctaagaagatagaaaatagtACAGCTCACAGAGAGAaacaaaggaggagaagaaagaagataagaagagaggaagaaattaAGAACAGAGACACTGAAGAGAAAAGGAGGTGATATGGGTCGACCACCTTGCTGTGATAAAGTCGGTGTAAAGAAAGGGCCTTGGACTCCTGAAGAAGATATTATCTTGGTTTCTTATATTCAAGAACATGGTCCTGGGAATTGGAGATCTGTTCCTACCAATACAGGTAAAGGTtttttctatttcctttagtgGTTCTGTTTCTTCCTTTGTTTCATCTTTctaggtttgaaattttgtagGCTTTTTGTTAGGGTTTGTATATTATGATCATTTAATTAATGCATTTAAGAGTCTACaggtttttactttttttttttcttttttctgagaAATAGTTTTACTCACCCTGTGCTTAATTTCTTCTTTGTGGGTTTTGTCAGGTTTGCTTAGATGCAGCAAGAGTTGCAGGCTTAGATGGACTAACTACCTAAGGCCTGGGATCAAACGTGGAAACTTCACTGATCATGAGGAGAAGATGATAATCCATCTTCAAGCTCTTTTGGGCAATAGGTAGAtgaccatcatcatcatcaccatctccctATTTCTATGGAttttttggtggtggtggatcTCCTTCAAGATTCCAAAATCCCATCTGATCAAACGTTTTTTTTCTGGGGGGTTTTCTTAGGGATTTGATTTGTTTGTTTATGATATTAATAGAGATCTGATTTGGGTGCAGATGGGCTGCCATAGCTTCTTACCTTCCTCAAAGAACAGACAACGATATCAAGAATTACTGGAATACCcacttgaagaagaagctcaagAAGCTTCAGCCAGGCATTGATGACAATACCAGAGATGGGTTTTCAGATTCTCAGCAAATCTCCAAAGGTCAGTGGGAGAGAAGGCTTCAAACTGATATCCATATGGCTAGGCAAGCTCTATGTGAAGCATTGTCTTTGGAGAATCCAAACAATTTGTCTGACTTGAAACCCTCAAATGGCTACTACTCTTACTTAAGCTCAACCCAACCATCTACATATGCCTCAAGCACTGAAAACATATCAAAATTGCTCCAAGGATGGATGAAGAATTCTCCAAAATCTTCTAAGACAACCTCATCAGAGACAACTCAGAATTCCTCTAACAACAGGGCTGGAACTGATTCTTCTTCTAGTCAAGGCACCCCAAATGGGGctaataaaaatggaaatgtATCACCTGATGATTTCGAAATATTGCTGTTTGATTTGGAGTCTCCAACACCTGATGTCTCTCAATCTGTGTCTCTAGATGATACAGTCAATTTCTCACAGGAGATTAGCCTCTTCCAAGATGAGAGCAAACCAATTCTTGGAAGTGAAgcccctctctcttttcttgagAAATGGCTGTTTGAAGAAGGTGCTACTCAAGGGAATGAGGAAGACCTGATTGAGGCTTCACTAGGAGGAACTGGAGCTGATTTTTTCTGAAgtgcttcttccttttttgcAGAACTCTTTTAAGATCTAATTGGAGTTCTTTCTTTCTGTCTGTctgtttcaatttctttttgtttagttCCTTGTGATCTTGGCCTTAAGCTGATTAATCAAATTGTGTTCTGGGATATATAGTGGGAAGAGGTCATGAATCCT
The nucleotide sequence above comes from Telopea speciosissima isolate NSW1024214 ecotype Mountain lineage chromosome 3, Tspe_v1, whole genome shotgun sequence. Encoded proteins:
- the LOC122656925 gene encoding myb-related protein 306 isoform X2 — protein: MGRPPCCDKVGVKKGPWTPEEDIILVSYIQEHGPGNWRSVPTNTGLLRCSKSCRLRWTNYLRPGIKRGNFTDHEEKMIIHLQALLGNRWAAIASYLPQRTDNDIKNYWNTHLKKKLKKLQPGIDDNTRDGFSDSQQISKGQWERRLQTDIHMARQALCEALSLENPNNLSDLKPSNGYYSYLSSTQPSTYASSTENISKLLQGWMKNSPKSSKTTSSETTQNSSNNRAGTSPDDFEILLFDLESPTPDVSQSVSLDDTVNFSQEISLFQDESKPILGSEAPLSFLEKWLFEEGATQGNEEDLIEASLGGTGADFF
- the LOC122656925 gene encoding myb-related protein 306 isoform X1; the encoded protein is MGRPPCCDKVGVKKGPWTPEEDIILVSYIQEHGPGNWRSVPTNTGLLRCSKSCRLRWTNYLRPGIKRGNFTDHEEKMIIHLQALLGNRWAAIASYLPQRTDNDIKNYWNTHLKKKLKKLQPGIDDNTRDGFSDSQQISKGQWERRLQTDIHMARQALCEALSLENPNNLSDLKPSNGYYSYLSSTQPSTYASSTENISKLLQGWMKNSPKSSKTTSSETTQNSSNNRAGTDSSSSQGTPNGANKNGNVSPDDFEILLFDLESPTPDVSQSVSLDDTVNFSQEISLFQDESKPILGSEAPLSFLEKWLFEEGATQGNEEDLIEASLGGTGADFF